In one Candidatus Angelobacter sp. genomic region, the following are encoded:
- the larC gene encoding nickel pincer cofactor biosynthesis protein LarC produces MKTLYLDIFSGISGDMFVGAMIDLGVDPRALERELAKLRLDGWHLHVDHGQKMGIAGTKFDVHVAGEHSHEHTHADGTTHSHARGHEHDPDHGPHGGPLVKTSFGKAELSVFETNVPPRFRLYFFDSTGKPLAPVAAKNVTVETIRPKKRRQLFQFKRQGAWLEATEELPEPHEFTAVLRLKLGSGTEKCETEFIEAHHHHTHNAGHEEAHAHGRNFAQIKELIQHAGLSAWVKQKSIAVFHRIAVAEGKIHGLPPEQVHFHEVGAVDSIVDIVGACIALEQLGKPRVSAAPVVEGSGFINCAHGRFPLPAPATLEILGARGVGVTQCDEAHELVTPTGAALLAEFAENFAPMQGLVATKIGYGLGTRDNQTRPNVLRAVLGETTSASSKVTNDWDTNTVAVIETNLDDINAEILGHFVEKAFAEGALDVFHTPVQMKKNRPGVLLTVLCAPADADRFSELMLRETSAFGVRRHAAERRKLKREFVEVKTEFGEVIVKVGKLNGKVVQTSPEYESCRKLAKQAGVPLKQVYEAATKTAKN; encoded by the coding sequence ATGAAAACGCTTTACCTCGACATTTTCAGCGGCATCAGCGGCGATATGTTTGTCGGCGCGATGATCGATCTCGGCGTTGACCCACGGGCGCTCGAGCGCGAACTCGCAAAGCTCAGACTCGACGGCTGGCACCTGCACGTCGACCACGGCCAGAAGATGGGCATCGCCGGCACGAAGTTCGACGTGCACGTTGCGGGCGAACATTCCCACGAACACACCCACGCCGACGGGACAACGCACTCACATGCCCGGGGACACGAACACGACCCCGATCACGGTCCACACGGCGGGCCGCTGGTGAAAACGTCGTTCGGGAAGGCGGAACTCAGTGTGTTCGAAACCAATGTCCCGCCGCGTTTCCGGCTCTATTTTTTCGATTCCACCGGCAAACCTCTCGCGCCGGTCGCAGCGAAGAACGTTACCGTCGAAACGATCCGTCCGAAAAAAAGGCGCCAACTGTTCCAGTTCAAACGGCAGGGCGCCTGGCTTGAAGCGACCGAGGAACTGCCCGAACCTCACGAATTCACCGCGGTGCTGCGATTGAAGCTGGGCAGTGGCACGGAGAAGTGTGAAACGGAGTTCATCGAAGCCCACCATCATCACACACACAATGCCGGACACGAAGAGGCCCATGCCCACGGACGCAACTTTGCGCAGATCAAGGAACTGATTCAACACGCCGGGCTTTCCGCCTGGGTGAAGCAGAAGTCCATCGCCGTGTTTCATCGCATCGCTGTTGCGGAGGGAAAAATTCATGGTCTGCCCCCGGAGCAGGTTCATTTCCACGAAGTCGGCGCGGTGGATTCCATCGTGGACATTGTCGGCGCGTGCATCGCCCTGGAACAACTCGGCAAACCGCGCGTGTCCGCAGCACCGGTCGTCGAAGGCTCCGGGTTCATCAACTGTGCGCACGGCCGTTTTCCCCTGCCCGCTCCTGCGACCCTGGAGATTCTCGGCGCGCGCGGCGTCGGTGTGACACAATGCGACGAGGCGCACGAACTGGTCACGCCCACCGGAGCGGCTTTGTTGGCCGAGTTCGCAGAAAATTTCGCACCCATGCAGGGGCTGGTGGCGACGAAGATCGGTTATGGCCTTGGCACACGCGACAATCAGACTCGACCCAATGTGTTGCGCGCCGTTTTGGGTGAAACGACGTCCGCGAGTTCCAAGGTGACAAACGACTGGGACACCAACACCGTCGCTGTCATCGAAACCAACCTGGACGACATCAACGCCGAGATTCTCGGCCACTTTGTTGAAAAAGCTTTTGCCGAGGGCGCGCTCGACGTGTTCCACACGCCGGTCCAGATGAAAAAAAACCGGCCCGGCGTCCTGCTCACCGTCCTCTGCGCCCCTGCCGATGCCGACCGGTTTTCCGAACTCATGCTGCGTGAGACGAGCGCCTTTGGCGTTCGCCGTCATGCCGCTGAGCGACGCAAATTGAAACGTGAATTCGTGGAGGTGAAAACGGAATTTGGCGAGGTC